In Maridesulfovibrio ferrireducens, the genomic stretch TTTTAGAGGCAAGGCGCAGTGTTTTGCGGATATCTGATTGCACATGGGTGATTTTGGAGGAGTATTCCCGGTCAAGGGAGAATGAAATATTATCGTTGTTGGTTGTGGCAATATATTTACGGGGAACACGCAGGCTTCGGAGTTTGTAGTGATACATCATGGTATTGATCTGAAATTGCCCAGCATATCGCTTATGCGAATGCTGTCTTTCTAATTTTGATTTGACATATGCTTTGTTGTCCTCTGCACTGAAATCATCATGAGTGCCCCATTCAAAATCGTTTACGTAAAGTCTTTTTCTGTTCTGGAGGTCGGTACGCAGGCTGTAGTCACCGTCTTCTGCGCCGTAAGAACCGTAATCTTCGTTCCACATTCCGATATTTTTGAAAGACAGGCCGTCCATAAAGAACAATCCACCAGGATGCGATCCTTTTCTGTCAGATCTGTCTAGAAGGTCATTGCCGTACATGGTGGGTACTTTTGCGTAATGCTCTTTGGTTGAAAAAATTGGATATGAAAGTATGCTGATATCTTTATGTTTTCTAGCTTTCTCACGCATGGTTTGCAGCCA encodes the following:
- a CDS encoding glycosyltransferase codes for the protein MNLINNKQILAANAMSRSVPNGDVCIAITAFNRSKHTLRTIESIWKHAGCDFTLCVVDNASTDDTWELLCRLREKGLVHYAYRFTRNMGPAVAVNHIWSQFTAPFYLRLDNDIFFSKDGWLQTMREKARKHKDISILSYPIFSTKEHYAKVPTMYGNDLLDRSDRKGSHPGGLFFMDGLSFKNIGMWNEDYGSYGAEDGDYSLRTDLQNRKRLYVNDFEWGTHDDFSAEDNKAYVKSKLERQHSHKRYAGQFQINTMMYHYKLRSLRVPRKYIATTNNDNISFSLDREYSSKITHVQSDIRKTLRLASKSGIEIDRINKSILIKLVKASNPDSVIDKLDGNY